The Sphingobacterium bambusae genome includes a window with the following:
- a CDS encoding ABC transporter ATP-binding protein: protein MENNFLIQIEDIGRAYIIGAEKIHALKSVSLNIKKGEFVALMGPSGSGKSTLMNILGCLDTPSKGTYILNGINVSDMSENELAEVRNKEIGFVFQTFNLLPKSTALENVALPLIYAGYSKKKREDQALKALEDVGLGNRVDHKPNELSGGQRQRVAVARALINSPSIILADEPTGNLDTKTSIEIMGLLENIHAKGNTIILVTHEEDIAQHAHRIVRMRDGLIEDDYRNPDIKSVLPRLDALKEKGSDFEKI from the coding sequence ATGGAAAATAACTTTTTAATCCAAATTGAAGACATCGGTAGAGCCTATATTATCGGCGCAGAAAAAATCCACGCCCTAAAGTCTGTCTCCCTCAACATCAAAAAAGGTGAATTTGTCGCTTTGATGGGACCATCGGGATCGGGCAAATCCACTTTGATGAATATTTTGGGATGTCTGGATACGCCCAGTAAGGGTACGTATATCCTCAATGGCATCAATGTGTCGGACATGAGCGAAAATGAACTTGCGGAGGTTAGGAATAAAGAAATTGGTTTTGTGTTCCAAACATTCAACCTGCTTCCCAAGAGCACGGCTCTGGAAAATGTCGCCTTACCCTTGATTTATGCGGGATACAGCAAGAAGAAAAGAGAAGATCAGGCATTGAAGGCGCTAGAAGACGTGGGGTTAGGCAATCGAGTTGATCATAAACCAAATGAGCTCTCGGGCGGTCAGCGCCAACGTGTGGCTGTAGCACGCGCCTTGATCAACAGTCCTTCTATCATTTTGGCGGATGAACCGACCGGAAATCTAGATACCAAGACGTCTATTGAAATTATGGGCCTACTGGAAAATATCCATGCAAAAGGAAACACCATCATCCTTGTGACCCATGAAGAAGATATTGCACAACATGCTCACCGAATTGTTCGGATGCGTGATGGCCTTATCGAAGATGATTACCGTAATCCCGATATAAAATCTGTATTGCCAAGACTCGATGCATTGAAAGAAAAAGGTTCCGATTTTGAGAAAATTTGA
- a CDS encoding outer membrane beta-barrel protein, with product MKKLTALCAFLILTVFFVAQGQTKITGEVVDDADQITKLSNASVMLIRAKDSILVQHTRADQNGKFSLLRPDTIPYLLIVTYPKYGDFYKEIVQESDGAVGRIGLSSVSQLLEEVIVTGKIPVVIKGDTTEYDASSFAVEKNAKVEDLLKVLPGISVDASGKITAQGKTVEKVLVDGEEFFGNDPTLVTRNVRSDMVDKVQLFEKKSEEAERTGVDDGQRIQTINLKLKEDAKKGMFGKAEGGGGADTDRGFYTGTLAFNKFNGTQKIGVFGLTSNDGTVSLNWEDRDRFGFSDISSEISDDGSVSFSWRGDNMDYWNGRGRPRAISTGLSFADSWKEAKHKLNTSYKFGIIENEEESTRTSQENLVDAVLNSSDSSASNARNQKHRLNARYDLKIDSLTTLTMSIGASKGNTESSRTQRTNTFDGNGNAINDNIASQEMQSDNQSIDYSAYLTRKLKKEGRSISLRINGNHNETNGEGWLNSEANFYSSNTVSIIDQRKTMESRGDNFRSSLAYTEPLTKRLSSSLQYEFSHGVSSSISNSFNRSGDNGPYDVLDDEFSNDFDFNTTRHAANLSFNYRSDLIDANLTNNVRNDELYQVNNYEEMDLGRSFLTYNPSLYFRYKITKAKSVSFRFNRNNSLPSLMQIQPLRQNTDQLNIVVGNENLRPAQSNSYNLSFDTYNMMKNQYGYISLNWSQRFNNIQQNILIEEGRRTLSYANLDRVANTVSLWSSIGRDLLKKQKVRGNIGLDGTYNNYFNYINGALSENDNIDMSVSLNFSRNVKKGLDFYIGFTPGYSLLRNSLQPDLNSNGFVYRSNANLEYYLPWKVKIYSNINYLYQAPTKVFSESLQRFLWQPGVTKKFLKDESLTLNFFINDALNQNIGFNRQQSASTLIQDQYNTIARYYMLKVSWDFTSMKGGKE from the coding sequence ATGAAAAAGCTAACCGCGCTTTGCGCGTTTTTGATCTTAACCGTTTTTTTTGTTGCGCAAGGGCAGACGAAAATTACTGGTGAGGTTGTAGACGATGCAGACCAAATCACAAAATTATCCAACGCTTCCGTCATGTTGATTCGTGCCAAAGACTCCATTTTAGTGCAGCATACGCGAGCGGATCAAAATGGTAAATTCTCCCTGTTGCGGCCGGATACCATTCCGTATTTATTAATCGTTACGTATCCGAAATACGGTGATTTTTATAAGGAAATTGTGCAGGAAAGCGATGGGGCAGTAGGGCGCATAGGATTGAGTAGCGTAAGTCAATTGTTGGAGGAAGTCATCGTTACGGGTAAGATCCCGGTGGTCATCAAGGGCGATACCACGGAGTATGATGCCTCGAGCTTTGCCGTCGAGAAGAATGCGAAGGTCGAAGATCTGTTAAAGGTATTGCCCGGTATTTCGGTGGATGCCAGTGGGAAGATAACAGCGCAAGGAAAGACCGTGGAGAAGGTCTTGGTTGACGGGGAGGAGTTCTTTGGCAATGACCCTACCTTGGTGACACGTAATGTGCGCTCGGACATGGTCGACAAGGTGCAGCTCTTTGAAAAGAAATCGGAAGAGGCCGAACGTACGGGCGTGGATGACGGGCAACGGATACAAACGATCAACTTAAAGCTTAAAGAGGACGCGAAAAAAGGGATGTTTGGGAAAGCGGAAGGTGGCGGCGGGGCAGATACCGATAGGGGCTTCTACACCGGAACTTTGGCTTTCAACAAGTTTAATGGCACGCAGAAGATCGGTGTGTTTGGTTTAACCTCCAATGACGGTACTGTATCGTTGAATTGGGAGGATCGCGACCGCTTCGGATTCTCCGATATCAGTTCGGAAATTTCTGACGATGGATCGGTATCCTTTTCTTGGCGTGGAGATAATATGGATTATTGGAATGGTCGCGGCCGTCCGAGAGCCATCAGTACCGGCCTTTCCTTTGCTGACTCTTGGAAAGAAGCTAAGCATAAGCTGAATACAAGTTATAAGTTTGGGATCATTGAGAATGAAGAAGAGAGCACACGCACATCGCAGGAAAATCTTGTCGACGCGGTGTTAAACTCGTCTGATTCTAGCGCGAGCAATGCACGTAACCAAAAGCACCGGCTTAATGCGCGCTATGATCTTAAGATAGATTCGCTCACCACACTGACCATGAGCATTGGAGCTTCCAAAGGGAATACCGAAAGTAGCCGAACACAAAGAACGAATACCTTTGATGGAAATGGCAATGCCATCAACGATAATATAGCTAGTCAAGAAATGCAATCTGATAACCAATCTATCGATTACAGCGCTTATTTGACAAGAAAGCTAAAAAAGGAAGGTCGTTCGATATCACTACGCATCAACGGAAACCATAATGAAACCAATGGCGAAGGTTGGTTAAATTCCGAAGCGAATTTTTATAGCTCGAATACCGTATCTATCATCGATCAGCGTAAGACGATGGAATCGCGAGGAGATAACTTTAGGAGCTCCTTAGCATATACCGAACCGTTGACAAAACGGTTGAGCTCCAGTTTACAATATGAATTCAGTCATGGTGTTTCCTCCTCCATCAGCAATTCATTTAATCGATCAGGAGACAATGGCCCGTATGATGTGTTGGACGACGAGTTTAGTAACGATTTTGATTTTAATACCACGCGTCATGCAGCGAACCTTTCGTTTAACTACCGATCTGATCTAATCGATGCCAATTTGACCAATAACGTTCGTAATGACGAGTTGTATCAGGTAAATAACTATGAAGAAATGGATCTCGGTCGTAGTTTTCTGACCTATAACCCCAGTTTATACTTTCGCTATAAAATAACGAAAGCCAAAAGTGTTTCTTTTCGCTTCAACCGGAATAATAGCTTGCCATCACTAATGCAGATACAGCCATTACGGCAAAATACCGATCAGTTGAATATTGTCGTTGGTAATGAGAATCTTCGTCCCGCGCAAAGTAATTCTTACAATTTAAGTTTTGACACCTATAACATGATGAAGAATCAATATGGTTATATCTCTTTAAATTGGTCGCAACGCTTCAACAATATTCAACAGAATATACTGATTGAGGAGGGAAGAAGGACGCTTTCTTACGCCAACTTGGATCGTGTTGCCAATACGGTAAGCTTGTGGAGTAGCATTGGTCGTGATTTACTAAAGAAGCAAAAGGTGCGCGGAAATATTGGTCTGGATGGGACATATAACAATTATTTCAACTACATCAACGGAGCCTTAAGCGAGAATGACAACATCGATATGTCGGTATCGTTGAACTTTAGTCGAAATGTAAAAAAAGGTCTTGATTTCTATATCGGCTTCACGCCAGGCTATAGCTTGCTTCGTAACTCCCTGCAACCGGACTTGAACAGTAATGGTTTTGTCTACCGAAGTAACGCAAATTTAGAATACTACCTGCCTTGGAAAGTGAAAATATACTCCAATATCAATTACTTGTATCAAGCGCCGACCAAGGTGTTTTCGGAAAGCTTACAACGTTTTCTGTGGCAACCTGGTGTAACCAAGAAATTCTTGAAAGACGAATCGTTGACATTAAACTTTTTTATCAACGATGCGCTAAATCAAAACATTGGTTTCAACAGGCAGCAGAGTGCCAGTACGCTCATACAAGACCAGTATAACACGATAGCGCGATATTATATGTTAAAAGTAAGTTGGGATTTCACATCCATGAAAGGAGGAAAAGAATAA
- a CDS encoding histone H1 yields MENYNKLKSLVAAIEADADKFFNNGNSAAGTRVRKGLQEIKTLAQEIRNEVTSKKNDEKK; encoded by the coding sequence ATGGAAAACTACAACAAATTAAAAAGCTTAGTAGCTGCTATCGAAGCTGATGCAGACAAGTTCTTCAACAATGGCAACTCTGCTGCAGGAACACGTGTACGTAAAGGTTTGCAAGAAATCAAAACTTTGGCACAAGAAATCCGTAACGAAGTAACATCAAAGAAAAACGACGAAAAGAAATAA
- the trpB gene encoding tryptophan synthase subunit beta, which yields MSKYQVNEKGYYGPFGGAYVPEMLYPNVEELQQKYLEIMQEESFQKEFHELLKDYVGRPSPLYYAKRFSEKYGANIFLKREDLNHTGAHKINNTIGQILLAERLGKKRIIAETGAGQHGVATATVCALKGLECVVYMGEVDIQRQAPNVARMKMMGATVVAAQSGSKTLKDATNEALRDWINNPVDTHYIIGSVVGPHPYPDLVARFQSIISEETKRQLIEKTGSDKPDYVLACVGGGSNAAGMFYHFLDDEDVQLIAVEAAGHGVDSGESAATTALGKDGVLHGSRSILMQTDDGQVIEPYSISAGLDYPGIGPQHAWLFKSGRGQYVSITDDEAMQAGLLLTKLEGIIPAIESSHALAYLEKMNFKGNENVVICLSGRGDKDLDNYMKYFGF from the coding sequence ATGAGCAAATATCAAGTTAACGAAAAAGGATATTACGGTCCATTTGGTGGAGCCTACGTTCCCGAGATGCTCTATCCAAACGTGGAAGAGCTTCAACAAAAATACTTGGAGATTATGCAGGAAGAAAGCTTCCAAAAAGAATTTCACGAGTTGCTTAAAGATTATGTGGGGCGTCCGTCTCCTCTATATTATGCAAAAAGATTTTCCGAAAAATACGGCGCCAACATCTTCTTGAAGAGAGAGGATCTGAACCATACCGGAGCCCACAAAATCAACAACACCATCGGGCAAATTTTATTGGCCGAGCGATTAGGAAAGAAAAGGATCATTGCAGAAACGGGTGCCGGGCAGCATGGTGTGGCCACGGCTACGGTATGTGCATTAAAAGGTCTGGAATGCGTGGTTTACATGGGCGAGGTAGATATTCAGCGGCAAGCGCCCAATGTGGCTCGCATGAAGATGATGGGAGCAACTGTGGTCGCCGCACAATCGGGTAGCAAAACCTTAAAAGATGCAACTAACGAGGCTCTTCGCGACTGGATAAATAATCCGGTTGACACACACTACATCATAGGATCAGTGGTTGGCCCACACCCTTATCCAGATCTTGTTGCTCGATTTCAGTCCATCATATCGGAGGAAACAAAGCGGCAGCTAATAGAGAAAACAGGAAGCGACAAACCAGACTATGTATTGGCCTGTGTAGGCGGCGGATCCAACGCCGCTGGTATGTTTTACCATTTTCTTGATGACGAGGATGTGCAATTGATTGCTGTCGAAGCCGCTGGCCACGGTGTAGATAGCGGCGAAAGCGCTGCTACAACGGCGCTTGGCAAAGACGGTGTTCTGCACGGCAGCCGTTCTATACTCATGCAGACCGACGATGGACAGGTTATTGAACCCTATTCTATTTCAGCAGGGCTCGATTATCCCGGCATCGGACCGCAGCATGCCTGGTTATTCAAAAGTGGACGCGGTCAGTATGTAAGTATTACCGACGATGAAGCTATGCAGGCAGGATTACTCTTGACAAAACTTGAAGGTATCATTCCGGCTATCGAAAGTTCTCATGCGCTGGCCTACTTAGAGAAAATGAATTTTAAAGGTAACGAGAATGTAGTGATCTGCCTATCAGGCCGAGGGGATAAAGATCTCGACAATTACATGAAATATTTTGGATTTTAG
- a CDS encoding lysophospholipid acyltransferase family protein, translating into MRKLHRCTYLALVLFFFLLGYPFLLFYAKNPIRNYNKIVSFRRWISLAGIYAVGIRVQVNFEEEVDWSKNYVICPNHSSFLDITVLTYLCREPFSFMGKVELLDNPITRVFFETIDIPVKRDSKISAFKAFKRALELLEDKKSLVIFPEGKIDDNFPPTLHPFKSGAFRLATEHNVPILPVIIQDAWKIFWDDGKKFGSKPGVIHVDVLAPIPTQHFGKENAEQLETAVYRKMKDRWDLYNKS; encoded by the coding sequence TTGAGAAAACTACATCGCTGTACCTACCTCGCTCTGGTTCTCTTCTTTTTTTTATTAGGCTACCCTTTTTTACTTTTCTACGCAAAAAATCCTATAAGAAACTACAACAAGATCGTGTCTTTCCGACGATGGATAAGCCTAGCGGGCATCTACGCAGTGGGAATACGGGTGCAGGTGAACTTTGAAGAAGAAGTAGACTGGTCGAAAAACTATGTCATATGCCCAAACCACAGCTCCTTTCTCGATATCACGGTATTGACCTACTTGTGCCGCGAGCCTTTTTCCTTTATGGGTAAAGTAGAACTTTTGGATAACCCAATTACCCGTGTTTTTTTTGAGACCATCGACATTCCGGTTAAGCGTGACAGTAAAATATCGGCTTTCAAAGCATTTAAAAGGGCGCTCGAACTACTGGAAGATAAAAAGTCACTAGTGATATTTCCAGAGGGTAAAATCGACGACAATTTCCCGCCCACGCTGCACCCTTTTAAATCGGGCGCCTTTCGCCTGGCTACGGAACACAACGTCCCTATTCTTCCCGTCATCATACAAGACGCTTGGAAAATCTTTTGGGACGATGGCAAAAAGTTTGGTTCAAAACCGGGCGTCATCCATGTAGATGTGCTAGCGCCTATTCCTACGCAACATTTTGGAAAGGAAAATGCCGAACAATTAGAAACTGCAGTATATCGAAAAATGAAAGACCGTTGGGATCTCTACAATAAATCGTAA
- a CDS encoding phosphoribosylanthranilate isomerase — MAALQVKVCGMRDSSNIRELSVLPVDYLGFIFYAKSPRFTENLPLLPDLPPNIQKIGVFVNATEAYILDKIAEGLDGVQLHGNESPSLCAALQQKGVKVFKAFGIERGFDWETLSAYLSVVDYFLFDTKSNEHGGTGQRFDWQTLASYPFEKPYFLSGGLSNENIQDALAIGDQRLIGLDLNSRFEIAPALKDISKITNALKIIKDEQISS, encoded by the coding sequence ATGGCAGCGCTTCAAGTCAAAGTTTGCGGAATGCGTGACAGCAGCAATATTCGGGAACTCTCGGTTTTACCGGTAGACTATTTGGGATTTATTTTTTATGCAAAGTCACCGCGTTTCACGGAAAACCTCCCGCTGTTGCCTGACCTTCCGCCCAACATCCAGAAAATCGGTGTATTTGTCAACGCTACCGAAGCTTATATCCTTGATAAAATAGCTGAGGGACTAGATGGCGTTCAGCTACACGGCAACGAGTCGCCTTCCCTATGTGCTGCGCTACAACAAAAGGGTGTTAAGGTTTTCAAAGCCTTCGGGATAGAGCGCGGCTTCGATTGGGAGACATTATCCGCATACCTCTCCGTCGTAGACTACTTCCTATTCGATACCAAAAGCAACGAACATGGTGGCACCGGACAACGCTTTGACTGGCAAACCTTAGCTAGCTACCCTTTTGAAAAGCCTTATTTCTTAAGCGGCGGCCTATCGAACGAAAATATCCAAGATGCCCTCGCTATTGGCGATCAGCGCCTGATAGGCCTCGATCTAAATTCGCGCTTTGAGATAGCACCCGCATTAAAAGATATCAGTAAAATAACAAACGCTTTGAAAATTATTAAAGATGAGCAAATATCAAGTTAA
- a CDS encoding DUF2795 domain-containing protein yields MYWTLELASHLEDAPWPATKDELIDYAIRSGAPVEVIENLQALEDDGEPYENIEEIWPDYPTKDDFFFNEDEY; encoded by the coding sequence ATGTATTGGACACTAGAATTAGCATCGCACTTGGAAGATGCGCCATGGCCAGCAACTAAAGATGAGTTAATTGACTATGCTATTCGTTCCGGAGCTCCGGTGGAGGTTATAGAAAATCTTCAAGCGTTAGAGGACGACGGCGAGCCATACGAAAACATCGAAGAGATTTGGCCCGATTATCCGACTAAGGATGATTTCTTTTTCAATGAAGACGAGTATTAA
- the trpD gene encoding anthranilate phosphoribosyltransferase: MKEILTHLFEYKTFTKEEAYTILTNIATGKYDSHQIAAFMTAYGMRSIRVDELSGFRNAMYDLCVKLEFPGYDLIDLCGTGGDGKNTFNISTLASFVVAGAGYHVAKHGNVGVSSGCGSSNVMEHLGYRFTNDSSELHRQLDEAGICFLHAPLFHPAMKTVAPIRRALGVKTFFNMLGPLTNPANPKYQAVGVFSLELARLYNYLYQHTEKQYSIVHALDGYDEISLTGDFKVIDNQGEKYYQVEDLGFSKIAADELAGGDNVEEAAKIFNDIINGRGNDVQNNVVLSNAAFAIKTIHPEKTFGDCFYEAETSLLGKKALASFNKLIQR; this comes from the coding sequence ATGAAAGAGATTCTTACTCATTTATTTGAGTACAAAACATTTACCAAAGAGGAAGCTTACACTATCCTCACCAACATCGCCACGGGCAAATACGATAGCCATCAGATAGCCGCCTTTATGACCGCCTACGGGATGCGGAGCATACGCGTTGACGAACTGAGTGGCTTTCGTAATGCGATGTATGATCTCTGCGTCAAATTGGAATTCCCGGGTTATGATTTAATAGACCTTTGCGGTACCGGTGGTGATGGTAAAAACACCTTCAACATTTCGACTTTAGCTTCCTTTGTTGTTGCAGGAGCAGGATATCATGTGGCCAAACATGGAAACGTAGGTGTATCTTCCGGATGTGGATCATCAAACGTTATGGAGCACCTCGGCTATCGATTCACCAATGATAGTAGCGAACTACACCGACAACTTGACGAAGCGGGTATCTGTTTCCTCCATGCCCCACTTTTCCATCCGGCGATGAAGACCGTGGCTCCTATTCGCCGAGCTTTGGGCGTCAAAACATTTTTCAACATGCTCGGGCCACTTACCAACCCCGCAAACCCAAAATATCAAGCAGTAGGGGTCTTTAGCCTAGAGCTTGCTCGCCTATACAACTACCTGTATCAACATACCGAGAAGCAATATAGCATCGTCCACGCACTGGACGGCTACGATGAGATTTCGTTGACGGGAGATTTTAAAGTCATCGACAACCAAGGCGAGAAATACTATCAAGTAGAAGATCTTGGCTTCTCCAAGATCGCAGCGGACGAACTTGCCGGAGGCGATAATGTGGAAGAAGCAGCAAAAATATTCAACGATATTATCAACGGTCGAGGCAACGATGTGCAGAATAATGTGGTACTTAGCAATGCGGCCTTCGCCATTAAGACCATACATCCCGAGAAAACTTTTGGCGACTGTTTTTACGAAGCCGAAACATCGCTGCTGGGCAAAAAAGCTTTAGCTAGCTTCAACAAGTTAATTCAGCGATAG
- the trpA gene encoding tryptophan synthase subunit alpha: MQEQENLFNGKQDRLLSIYFTAGYPSLDSTIDIAEELEKSGADFLEIGFPYSDPVADGPVIQHSSEVALDNGMNLKLLFEQLKELRSRVSIPVFLMGYFNPVLQFGVENFCKACAAVGVNGVIIPDLPMYEYEDLYAETFHQHGISNIFLVTPQTSTERIKKIDALSNSFIYLLSSNATTGKNLEVGESSVTYFQRLKDMQLKNPLVIGFGISNSKTFAQATDYAKGAIIGTAFVKLLGEENYLEKIRGFVADIKA, from the coding sequence ATGCAGGAGCAAGAAAACTTATTCAACGGAAAGCAAGACAGGTTGCTCTCCATCTATTTTACGGCAGGTTATCCTAGCTTGGACAGCACGATCGACATCGCCGAAGAACTGGAAAAGTCTGGCGCAGATTTTCTAGAAATCGGATTTCCTTATTCCGATCCCGTTGCTGACGGACCGGTTATACAGCACAGTTCTGAAGTTGCATTAGACAACGGAATGAACCTGAAACTACTCTTCGAACAGCTGAAAGAATTACGTTCACGAGTTTCCATCCCTGTATTTCTGATGGGTTATTTCAACCCTGTACTGCAATTCGGTGTGGAGAACTTCTGCAAAGCCTGTGCAGCGGTAGGTGTAAACGGTGTGATTATCCCCGACCTACCAATGTATGAATACGAAGACCTCTATGCGGAGACGTTTCATCAACATGGTATCAGCAACATATTTTTAGTCACGCCACAAACATCGACGGAAAGAATAAAGAAGATCGATGCGCTTTCAAACAGCTTTATCTATCTGCTATCTTCCAATGCCACTACCGGCAAGAATTTAGAAGTTGGCGAATCGTCTGTGACCTATTTCCAACGGCTAAAGGATATGCAACTCAAGAATCCTCTCGTGATTGGTTTTGGTATATCTAATTCGAAAACCTTTGCCCAAGCGACAGACTATGCCAAAGGCGCTATTATCGGCACCGCATTCGTCAAATTGCTGGGCGAAGAAAATTACTTGGAGAAAATCCGAGGGTTTGTTGCCGATATTAAAGCTTAG
- a CDS encoding dipeptidase — protein sequence MQTIKEYVQSNQERFLEELFALLRFPSISADPKYKEDVVKTAEFVAEKLREAGADQVEVCATAGNPIVYGEKIIDSKLPTVLVYGHYDVQPADPLELWDTPPFEPTVRDGKIYARGAADDKGQFYMHVKAFEYMMKNDALACNIKFMIEGEEEVGSANLGTFVKENTERLQNDVIVISDTSMISMDQPSLETGLRGLSYVEVEVTGPNRDLHSGVYGGAVANPATILAKLIASLHDENNHIAIPGFYDDVLELSAEERAALNEAPFDIEAYKEDLGVAEVWGEAGYSSIERTGIRPTLEVNGIWGGYIGEGAKTVLPSKAFAKISMRLVPNQDSQRITTLFKEHFEKIAPSYVKVAVKPHHGGEPVVTPTDSVAYKAAEKALEEAFNKKPIPTRGGGSIPIVALFEKELGVKTVLLGFGLDSDNLHSPNEKYGIENYLKGIETIPSFFKHFADLSK from the coding sequence ATGCAGACGATAAAAGAATATGTTCAATCCAATCAGGAGAGATTTTTAGAAGAATTGTTCGCTTTATTACGTTTTCCGTCAATCAGTGCCGACCCTAAATACAAAGAAGATGTGGTGAAAACTGCGGAATTTGTAGCAGAAAAATTAAGGGAAGCCGGTGCCGATCAAGTTGAAGTATGCGCTACCGCAGGCAACCCGATCGTTTACGGAGAGAAAATTATTGATAGCAAGCTGCCTACTGTCCTTGTCTATGGACATTATGACGTACAGCCGGCAGATCCGTTGGAGCTTTGGGACACCCCTCCTTTCGAGCCTACTGTGCGCGATGGCAAGATCTATGCCCGTGGAGCAGCTGACGACAAAGGGCAGTTTTATATGCACGTTAAAGCCTTTGAGTATATGATGAAGAACGATGCGTTGGCCTGCAACATTAAATTCATGATCGAAGGCGAGGAAGAAGTGGGCTCTGCAAACTTAGGCACCTTCGTCAAAGAAAATACAGAGCGTCTACAGAACGATGTCATCGTTATTTCGGACACCTCGATGATCAGCATGGATCAACCTTCGTTGGAGACAGGGCTACGAGGCCTATCTTATGTCGAAGTTGAGGTTACCGGTCCAAACAGAGACCTGCATTCCGGCGTGTATGGTGGTGCTGTAGCCAACCCCGCGACGATCTTAGCAAAGCTGATTGCCTCTTTGCACGACGAAAATAACCATATCGCCATTCCCGGTTTTTATGACGACGTATTGGAACTATCTGCCGAAGAGCGTGCAGCGCTTAATGAAGCACCATTCGACATCGAGGCCTACAAAGAAGACCTAGGAGTAGCCGAAGTATGGGGAGAAGCGGGATACAGCAGCATTGAACGCACAGGTATCCGTCCCACCTTGGAGGTTAACGGTATCTGGGGAGGCTACATCGGCGAAGGAGCAAAAACGGTGCTACCGTCCAAAGCTTTTGCTAAAATATCCATGCGTTTGGTACCCAACCAAGATTCGCAGCGCATCACCACGCTCTTCAAAGAGCATTTTGAAAAGATTGCGCCTAGCTATGTAAAAGTTGCCGTTAAACCGCACCATGGCGGCGAACCGGTGGTCACGCCGACTGATAGCGTTGCATATAAAGCAGCAGAAAAGGCTTTGGAAGAGGCTTTCAATAAGAAGCCCATCCCTACCCGTGGCGGTGGTTCCATACCTATCGTAGCGCTTTTCGAAAAAGAACTCGGTGTAAAAACCGTATTGCTGGGCTTTGGGCTTGACAGCGATAACCTACATTCTCCGAATGAAAAATACGGGATCGAAAACTATTTAAAAGGTATTGAGACTATACCTTCGTTTTTCAAACATTTTGCAGATCTCAGTAAATAA
- a CDS encoding GLPGLI family protein produces the protein MKKLVLITFGMLFVSAMALAQHAYFPEGGVIHFEKRVHLKNFMKTKMALSKSDNFDRSYIEQLLSKAPDSYVYKSTLSFNGAESRYDAVKQEQTGIMRNLDWYGFDYSGSYYQHIEKGVFKSRLDYEGGNILLEDSLLNIKWKITNEYRDIAGYTCRRANGVLLDSIFVVAFYTDVIPLSSGPIGTHGLPGMILGLAVPDQHYNIYATKVEIGQPQIVSELAKKKDKPMTRTAFQSFMRDRLRIGDWYTEAEFNMMMVNMLL, from the coding sequence ATGAAAAAATTGGTATTGATAACATTTGGGATGTTATTTGTCTCGGCTATGGCTTTAGCACAGCATGCTTATTTTCCCGAAGGTGGTGTGATCCACTTTGAAAAACGTGTGCATCTGAAGAATTTTATGAAAACAAAGATGGCGCTGTCGAAAAGTGACAACTTCGATCGCTCCTATATTGAGCAGCTGTTAAGTAAGGCGCCTGATTCCTATGTGTACAAGAGTACGCTGAGCTTCAATGGTGCTGAATCGCGCTATGATGCGGTTAAACAGGAACAGACAGGGATCATGCGCAATTTGGATTGGTATGGATTTGATTACAGTGGCAGCTATTATCAGCACATAGAGAAAGGAGTGTTCAAAAGTAGATTGGACTACGAGGGAGGTAATATTCTCTTGGAAGACTCTTTGCTGAACATTAAATGGAAGATAACGAATGAATACCGTGATATCGCTGGGTATACCTGCCGACGGGCCAATGGTGTGCTCTTAGATTCGATCTTTGTGGTCGCCTTCTACACCGATGTTATACCGCTATCTTCTGGTCCCATCGGTACACACGGTCTGCCGGGGATGATCTTGGGTCTAGCGGTTCCGGATCAACACTACAATATTTACGCGACTAAGGTGGAGATTGGCCAGCCGCAGATTGTAAGCGAGCTAGCAAAGAAAAAGGATAAGCCGATGACCAGGACTGCTTTCCAATCTTTTATGCGCGATAGGCTCCGCATTGGCGATTGGTATACCGAAGCAGAATTTAATATGATGATGGTGAACATGCTGCTGTAA